Proteins encoded by one window of Arachis ipaensis cultivar K30076 chromosome B04, Araip1.1, whole genome shotgun sequence:
- the LOC107635739 gene encoding 30S ribosomal protein 3, chloroplastic yields MLSMALLQPNVVPTLSLKPSTFPSQSQSLTLRPLKASSFPNPKPFFSSSTPNPSKLSAFAAQSETAQQIVAEDDATSSDSPPQPQKLGVVVKPTEKPRLVLKFIWMEKNIGIALDQMIPGHGTIPLSPYYFWPRKDAWEELKELLESKPWISQKQMIILLNQATDIINLWQQSGGNLA; encoded by the exons ATGTTGTCCATGGCACTTCTTCAGCCAAACGTGGTTCCCACTCTCTCTCTAAAGCCTTCAACTTTTCCATCGCAATCTCAAAGCCTCACCCTTAGACCCCTCAAAGCCTCATCCTTTCCCAATCCAAagcccttcttctcttcttcaacaCCAAACCCTTCAAAGCTCTCTGCTTTTGCGGCACAATCTGAAACTGCTCAACAAATTGTTGCCGAAGATGATGCCACTTCTTCAGATTCCCCTCCCCAGCCTCAG AAGCTTGGAGTGGTAGTGAAGCCAACGGAGAAGCCAAGACTTGTGTTGAAGTTCATATGGATGGAGAAGAACATTGGCATTGCACTTGATCAAATGATACCAGGGCATGGAACTATCCCTCTGAGCCCTTATTACTTTTGGCCAAGGAAAGATGCTTGGGAAGAGCTCAAGGAATTGCTTGAGAGCAAGCCTTGGATATCTCAGAAGCAGATGATCATTCTCCTCAATCAAGCCACTGATATCATCAATTTATGGCAGCAGAGTGGTGGCAACCTCGCATAA